The following coding sequences lie in one Arabidopsis thaliana chromosome 3, partial sequence genomic window:
- the EIF4G gene encoding eukaryotic translation initiation factor 4G (eukaryotic translation initiation factor 4G (EIF4G); FUNCTIONS IN: translation initiation factor activity; INVOLVED IN: response to virus; EXPRESSED IN: 25 plant structures; EXPRESSED DURING: 13 growth stages; CONTAINS InterPro DOMAIN/s: Initiation factor eIF-4 gamma, MA3 (InterPro:IPR003891), Armadillo-type fold (InterPro:IPR016024), MIF4G-like, type 3 (InterPro:IPR003890), MIF4-like, type 1/2/3 (InterPro:IPR016021); BEST Arabidopsis thaliana protein match is: MIF4G domain-containing protein / MA3 domain-containing protein (TAIR:AT5G57870.1); Has 9538 Blast hits to 7052 proteins in 555 species: Archae - 16; Bacteria - 1070; Metazoa - 4140; Fungi - 1856; Plants - 683; Viruses - 80; Other Eukaryotes - 1693 (source: NCBI BLink).): protein MSYNQSRPDRSETQYRRTGRSTGNQQQQQQHRSSSAAGYGKGAGAPGSAPAPSTYPDNSSLSSNRSFKKPGNAQGGGQPRVNLPPVNHPNNHNNGPNAHSRSQVTGEPGVGGPTNPTESFNRNTGPIPKAPTSQSTVMSSKINETPNTAKVAASGDASQAFPLQFGSLGPDLMVPARTTSAPPNMDDQKRAQMQQSSLRTASNVPASVPKKDSSNKGADNQLMRKEGHNPSSEKADIQVPHIAPPSQTQKSPITNIRMPSVQTPYQHTQVPHPVHFGGPNMHMQTPVTATSFQMPMPMALSMGNTPQIPPQVFYQGHPPHPMHHQGMMHQAQGHGFATPMGAQIHPQLGHVGVGLSPQYPQQQGGKYGGARKTTPVKITHPDTHEELRLDRRGDPYSEGDSTALKPHSNPPPRSQPVSSFAPRPVNLVQPSYNSNTMIYPPVSVPLNNGPMSSAQAPRYHYPVIDGSQRVQLINQPAHTAPQLIRPAAPAHLSSDSTSSVKARNAQNVMSSALPVNAKVSVKPAGVSEKLGSPKDRSHGEVNISLSQKNVEACSLSSSQQPKPSFVSGVPNSSAPPAKSPVETVPLAKSSVETVPPVKSSVETAPVTTTEIRRAEMVSESISVEDQTCKVEPPHNLTENRGQTMPDSLVSDPETATVAAKENLSLPATNGFRKQLLKVSTTSDAPTSDSVDTSIDKSTEGSSHASSEISGSSPQEKDLKCDNRTASDKLDERSVISDAKHETLSGVLEKAQNEVDGATDVCPVSEKLAVTDDTSSDLPHSTHVLSSTVPLGHSETHKSAVETNTRRNTSTKGKKKIKEILQKADAAGTTSDLYMAYKGPEEKKESSNVVHDVSNQNLLPAIPQAVEAIVDTEPVKNEPEDWEDAADVSTPKLETADNSVNAKRGSSDEVSDNCINTEKKYSRDFLLKFADLCTALPEGFDVSPDIANALIVAYMGASHHEHDSYPTPGKVMDRQASGARLDRRPSNVAGDDRWTKNQGSLPAGYGGNVGFRPGQGGNSGVLRNPRMQGPIISRPMQPVGPMGGMGRNTPDLERWQRGSNFQQKGLFPSPHTPMQVMHKAERKYQVGTIADEEQAKQRQLKSILNKLTPQNFEKLFEQVKSVNIDNAVTLSGVISQIFDKALMEPTFCEMYADFCFHLSGALPDFNENGEKITFKRLLLNKCQEEFERGEKEEEEASRVAEEGQVEQTEEEREEKRLQVRRRMLGNIRLIGELYKKRMLTEKIMHACIQKLLGYNQDPHEENIEALCKLMSTIGVMIDHNKAKFQMDGYFEKMKMLSCKQELSSRVRFMLINAIDLRKNKWQERMKVEGPKKIEEVHRDAAQERQTQANRLSRGPSMNSSGRRGHMEFSSPRGGGGMLSPPAAQMGSYHGPPQGRGFSNQDIRFDDRPSYEPRMVPMPQRSVCEEPITLGPQGGLGQGMSIRRPAVASNTYQSDATQAGGGDSRRPAGGLNGFGSHRPASPVTHGRSSPQERGTAYVHREFASLSRASDLSPEVSSARQVLQGPSATVNSPRENALSEEQLENLSLSAIKEYYSARDENEIGMCMKDMNSPAYHPTMISLWVTDSFERKDKERDLLAKLLVNLVKSADNALNEVQLVKGFESVLKTLEDAVNDAPKAAEFLGRIFGKSVTEKVVTLTEIGRLIQEGGEEPGSLIEFGLGGDVLGSVLEMIKTEAGEETLVEIRRSSGLRIENFKPHAPNRSKILEKFT, encoded by the exons ATGTCCTACAATCAATCCAGACCCGACAGAAGCGAGACTCAATATCGTAGAACTGGTCGATCCACCGgtaaccaacaacaacaacaacaacaccgATCTTCTTCCGCCGCCGGTTACGGTAAGGGCGCCGGCGCTCCTGGTTCTGCGCCTGCCCCTTCCACTTATCCTGATAATTCTTCCTTGTCTTCCAATCGCAg TTTTAAGAAGCCCGGCAATGCTCAAGGAGGAGGGCAGCCTCGGGTGAATCTGCCACCTGTGAATCATCCTAATAATCACAACAATGGTCCCAATGCTCACTCTCGCTCTCAAG TTACAGGAGAACCGGGTGTTGGTGGACCAACCAATCCAACTGAATCGTTCAACAGAAACACCGGACCTATTCCAAAGGCTCCAACTTCTCAGTCTACCGTCATGAGTTCCAAGATCAATGAGACGCCCAACACAGCTAAAG tggCAGCCTCTGGAGACGCTTCTCAGGCATTTCCTCTCCAGTTTGGGTCACTTGGTCCTGATTTGATG GTTCCTGCTCGAACTACCTCAGCACCTCCGAATATGGATGACCAGAAACGTGCCCAG ATGCAGCAATCTTCTTTAAGAACGGCGTCAAATGTGCCAGCTTCTGTACCCaaaaaagattcatcaaaTAAGGGTGCAGATAATCAATTGATGAGGAAAGAGGGGCACAATCCATCGAGTGAAAAAGCTGATATCCAAGTCCCACATATAGCCCCTCCAAGTCAAACGCAGAAGTCTCCAATTACAAATATTCGCATGCCTTCTGTGCAGACACCATATCAGCATACTCAGGTCCCTCACCCTGTACATTTTGGTGGGCCGAATATGCATATGCAGACTCCCGTGACTGCAACCTCGTTTCAGATGCCAATGCCAATGGCATTATCTATGGGAAATACTCCTCAAATCCCGCCGCAGGTGTTTTATCAGGGACATCCACCACATCCGATGCATCATCAGGGTATGATGCATCAGGCTCAGGGACATGGTTTTGCAACTCCAATGGGTGCTCAGATTCATCCTCAGTTAGGCCATGTGGGTGTGGGTTTGAGCCCTCAGTATCCCCAGCAGCAAGGTGGAAAATATGGTGGGGCACGCAAGACCACCCCTGTAAAGATTACACATCCTGACACACACGAAGAGCTGAGGCTTGATCGACGTGGTGACCCGTATTCAGAAGGCGATTCAACGGCTTTAAAACCACATTCTAACCCACCTCCCAGATCACAGCCAGTCTCATCATTTGCTCCAAGACCAGTCAATTTGGTGCAACCCTCATATAACTCCAATACCATGATATATCCCCCGGTTTCGGTACCGTTAAATAATGGTCCAATGTCATCCGCTCAGGCACCGAGATATCATTACCCAGTTATTGATGGGTCTCAGAGAGTACAACTTATCAACCAACCTGCTCATACTGCTCCACAGCTTATCAGACCCGCTGCTCCTGCACATCTTTCCTCTGATTCGACTTCCTCTGTGAAAGCACGCAATGCCCAAAATGTAATGTCATCTGCTCTACCTGTAAATGCGAAGGTATCAGTGAAGCCAGCTGGGGTTTCTGAAAAGCTTGGATCACCAAAAGACAGGTCACATGGAGAAGTTAACATTTCTCTGTCACAAAAGAACGTGGAGGCATGTTCGTTGAGCTCTTCCCAGCAGCCGAAACCTAGCTTTGTCTCTGGAGTACCAAATTCGTCTGCTCCGCCAGCAAAGTCGCCTGTGGAGACTGTTCCGCTAGCAAAGTCGTCTGTGGAGACTGTTCCGCCAGTAAAGTCGTCTGTGGAGACTGCTCCAGTTACAACGACTGAAATCAGAAGAGCGGAAATGGTGAGTGAGTCGATCTCAGTTGAAGATCAGACATGTAAGGTGGAACCCCCTCATAATCTGACTGAG AATCGTGGACAGACTATGCCAGACTCTCTGGTCTCTGATCCTGAAACAGCAACCGTTGCTGCCAAGGAAAATTTATCACTCCCAGCTACCAACGGGTTTAGGAAGCAACTCCTGAAGGTGTCTACTACATCTGATGCTCCAACTTCTGACTCAGTAGATACAAGTATTGACAAATCTACGGAAGGTTCAAGCCATGCCTCATCGGAGATTTCTGGTTCTTCACCGCAAGAGAAAGACCTAAAATGTGATAACCGGACTGCTTCTGACAAGCTCGATGAAAGGTCTGTAATTTCTGATGCAAAACACGAAACACTGTCAGGTGTGCTTGAGAAGGCACAGAATGAGGTAGATGGTGCCACAGATGTCTGTCCTGTCTCTGAAAAACTAGCTGTTACAGATGATACGAGCTCTGACCTTCCACATTCTACTCATGTTCTGTCTTCTACTGTTCCTCTTGGACATTCGGAAACACATAAATCTGCTGTTGAAACAAACACGAGAAGAAATACTTctacaaaaggaaagaagaagataaaagaaatcCTTCAAAAAGCAGATGCTGCAGGGACAACTTCTGATCTCTATATGGCTTACAAAGGGCCtgaggaaaagaaagagagctcAAATGTTGTTCATGATGTTTCGAACCAGAACCTGTTACCTGCCATACCTCAGGCTGTTGAAGCCATTGTGGATACTGAACCAGTGAAAAATGAACCAGAAGACTGGGAAGATGCAGCCGATGTTTCTACACCAAAGCTGGAAACTGCAGATAATTCTGTGAATGCAAAGAGAGGTTCCTCAGATGAGGTCAGCGACAACTGCATCAATACAGAAAAGAAGTACTCCCGGGATTTCCTCCTAAAGTTTGCAGACCTGTGTACTGCTCTTCCTGAGGGATTTGACGTTTCGCCTGATATTGCTAATGCCTTGATTGTTGCATATATGGGTGCATCACATCATGAACATGATTCATATCCTACTCCTGGAAAGGTTATGGATCGCCAAGCAAGTGGTGCTCGTTTAGATCGCCGTCCCAGCAACGTGGCTGGTGATGATAGATGGACGAAGAATCAGGGTTCTCTTCCAGCAGGATATGGGGGTAACGTAGGTTTCCGACCTGGTCAAGGAGGAAACTCGGGAGTTTTAAGAAACCCTCGTATGCAGGGACCAATTATATCTAGACCGATGCAACCTGTGGGTCCTATGGGAGGAATGGGTAGAAATACCCCCGACTTAGAAAGGTGGCAACGTGGTTCAAATTTCCAACAAAAAGGACTTTTTCCTTCTCCGCACACTCCTATGCAAGTGATGCACAAAGCCGAGAGAAAATACCAAGTGGGGACAATTGCAGATGAAGAACAAGCAAAACAAAGGCAGTTAAAGAGCATCCTGAACAAGTTGACCCcacaaaactttgagaaactgTTTGAGCAAGTTAAAAGTGTCAACATTGACAACGCTGTTACACTTTCTGGTGTCATTTCACAGATATTTGACAAAGCCTTGATGGAGCCAACATTCTGTGAGATGTATGCAGATTTCTGTTTTCATCTCTCTGGGGCGTTACCTGATTTTAATGAGAATGGTGAAAAGATTACCTTCAAAAGATTGCTTCTCAATAAATGTCAGGAAGAATTCGAGAGGggggagaaagaagaggaggaagccAGTAGAGTTGCCGAAGAAGGTCAAGTAGAACAAACCGAGGAGGAAAGGGAAGAGAAAAGACTTCAGGTGCGAAGGAGAATGCTTGGTAACATCAGACTTATTGGTGAGTTATACAAGAAAAGGATGTTGACTGAGAAAATCATGCACGCATGCATCCAGAAGTTGCTCGGGTATAATCAAGATCCACATGAAGAGAATATTGAAGCTCTGTGTAAACTAATGAGTACGATAGGAGTTATGATCGATCACAACAAAGCTAAGTTCCAGATGGATGgatattttgagaaaatgaaaatgctATCATGCAAACAAGAATTGTCTTCTAGGGTGAGGTTCATGTTGATCAATGCCATCGATCTGAGAAAGAACAAATGGCAGGAGAGAATGAAGGTCGAAGGGCCGAAAAAAATTGAGGAAGTGCACAGAGATGCTGCACAAGAACGCCAAACTCAAGCGAATAGGCTTTCACGTGGACCCTCAATGAATTCGTCAGGAAGAAGGGGGCATATGGAGTTTAGTAGTCCTAGGGGAGGAGGAGGAATGCTATCACCTCCAGCTGCCCAAATGGGTAGTTACCATGGACCACCTCAAGGTCGTGGCTTTAGTAATCAGGACATTCGATTTGATGACAGGCCATCTTATGAGCCTAGGATGGTTCCAATGCCGCAAAGGTCAGTATGTGAGGAGCCTATTACCTTGGGTCCGCAAGGTGGTCTTGGTCAGGGAATGTCTATTAGAAGGCCTGCAGTAGCATCAAACACTTATCAGTCTGATGCTACTCAGGCCGGTGGTGGAGATTCTAGGCGACCGGCCGGTGGTTTGAATGGTTTTGGCTCACATAGACCTGCAAGTCCTGTTACTCACGGACGGTCAAGTCCTCAAGAGCGGGGAACAGCTTATGTTCATAGGGAATTTGCAAGTCTGTCGCGTGCTTCTGATCTGTCACCAGAAGTTTCGTCCGCTAGGCAAGTACTACAAGGGCCATCAGCTACAGTAAACAGTCCTCGAGAAAATGCTTTGTCTGAAGAACAGTTAGAGAATCTGTCATTGTCCGCAATTAAGGAATATTACAG TGCCCGAGATGAGAATGAGATTGGTATGTGCATGAAAGATATGAATTCACCAGCTTACCACCCAACAATGATTTCTCTCTGGGTAACTGATTCGTTTGagagaaaagacaaagaaaggGATCTCTTAGCAAAGCTCCTTGTGAACCTCGTGAAATCTGCTGACAACGCCTTAAACGAAGTCCAGCTAGTGAAAGG GTTTGAATCGGTTTTGAAAACCCTGGAGGATGCAGTAAATGATGCTCCAAAAGCAGCAGAGTTTCTTGGTAGAATATTTGGGAAAAGTGTGACAGAGAAAGTAGTGACATTGACAGAGATTGGTCGGTTAATCCaggaaggaggagaagaaccaGGAAGTCTGATAGAGTTTGGATTAGGCGGCGATGTTCTTGGGAGTGTTTTGGAGATGATAAAAACAGAAGCTGGAGAAGAAACGTTGGTTGAGATTCGCCGGAGCTCAGGTCTGAggattgaaaatttcaaacctCATGCACCTAACCGGTCTAAGATATTAGAGAAATTTacttag